One Fusobacterium ulcerans DNA segment encodes these proteins:
- a CDS encoding methylaspartate mutase subunit E produces MKLRFKKWTEEEFFEMREEVLKGWPTGKEVNLEEAVAFHKALPESKSFSKKLVDAKKAGITLAQPRAGVALIEQHIELLDYLDKVGGADLLPSTIDSYTRQNKYENCEKGIEESKKAGRSLLNGFPGVNHGVTGCRQVVEAIDLPLQMRHGTPDARLLSEIMIAAGYTSDEGGGISYNVPYAKSVSLERTLIDWQYVDRLVGWYEEHGVSINREPFGPLTGTLVPPSMSNAVGILEGLLAAEQGVKNITLGYGQCGNLIQDVAAIRALTEQGEEYFKEYGYNDIDLTTVFHQWMGGFPEDEAKAFGVISNGASAAALAGATKVIVKTPHEAIGVPTKEANAMGIKATKMVLNLLKGQQLSMSPELAKEIDVIKAETKCILNKVLELGEGDWAVGVVKAFEQGVLDVPFAPSKYNAGKMMPARDNVGKVRYLAVGNVPLSKELVDFNLAQLEERAKFEGRPVGFQMTVDDIFAVGKGTLIGRPETEHMKNN; encoded by the coding sequence ATGAAACTTAGATTTAAGAAATGGACTGAAGAAGAGTTCTTCGAAATGAGAGAAGAAGTTTTAAAAGGGTGGCCTACAGGGAAAGAAGTAAACTTAGAAGAAGCTGTAGCTTTCCATAAAGCATTACCAGAATCAAAAAGCTTCTCTAAAAAATTAGTAGATGCTAAAAAAGCAGGAATTACTCTAGCACAACCTAGAGCAGGGGTTGCTTTAATAGAACAACATATAGAATTATTAGACTACTTAGATAAAGTTGGAGGAGCAGACTTACTTCCATCAACTATCGACTCTTATACAAGACAAAATAAATATGAAAACTGTGAAAAAGGAATAGAAGAATCTAAAAAAGCTGGAAGATCACTTCTTAATGGATTCCCAGGTGTAAACCACGGAGTTACAGGATGTAGACAAGTTGTTGAAGCTATAGATCTACCTCTACAAATGAGACATGGAACTCCAGATGCTAGACTACTTTCTGAAATCATGATCGCAGCTGGATATACTTCTGATGAGGGTGGAGGAATCAGTTATAACGTTCCTTACGCTAAATCAGTTTCTCTAGAAAGAACACTAATTGACTGGCAATATGTTGACAGACTAGTTGGATGGTATGAAGAGCACGGAGTATCAATCAACAGAGAACCATTTGGACCATTAACTGGTACATTAGTTCCTCCATCAATGTCAAATGCTGTTGGAATCCTTGAAGGATTACTAGCTGCTGAGCAAGGAGTTAAAAATATTACTTTAGGATATGGACAATGTGGAAACTTAATCCAAGACGTTGCTGCTATTAGAGCATTAACTGAGCAAGGAGAAGAGTATTTCAAAGAGTATGGATATAATGATATTGATTTAACAACTGTATTCCACCAATGGATGGGAGGATTCCCAGAAGATGAAGCTAAAGCATTTGGAGTTATTTCTAATGGTGCTTCTGCTGCTGCTCTTGCTGGAGCTACAAAAGTTATTGTTAAAACTCCTCATGAAGCTATTGGAGTTCCTACAAAAGAAGCTAATGCAATGGGAATTAAAGCTACAAAAATGGTTCTTAACCTTCTTAAAGGACAACAATTATCAATGTCTCCAGAATTAGCAAAAGAAATAGATGTTATTAAAGCTGAAACTAAATGTATCTTAAATAAAGTATTAGAATTAGGAGAAGGAGACTGGGCTGTTGGTGTAGTTAAAGCTTTCGAACAAGGTGTACTAGACGTTCCATTCGCTCCATCTAAATACAATGCAGGTAAAATGATGCCAGCTAGAGACAACGTAGGTAAAGTAAGATACCTAGCTGTTGGAAACGTACCATTAAGCAAAGAATTAGTAGACTTTAACCTAGCTCAATTAGAAGAAAGAGCTAAATTTGAAGGAAGACCAGTTGGATTCCAAATGACTGTTGATGATATATTCGCAGTAGGAAAAGGAACTCT
- the glmL gene encoding methylaspartate mutase accessory protein GlmL produces MKVYLAIDFGSTYTKLTAIDMDNEVILATAKDITTVEEDIMIGFNKAYDKLKAAINEKVDFDSVEFVSKTACSSAAGGLKMVAIGLVPELTAEAAKKAALGAGARVIKTYAYELNHRELEEIKATPLDIILLAGGTDGGNKDCIIHNAKMIAEYKLDVPVVVAGNKAAIDQVEAIFKEAEIDYFVTENVMPVINKLNVEPSREEIRKVFMNRIVEAKGMKNAEEFIRGILMPTPAAVLKAAEVLAEGTDDEDGIGDLIVVDIGGATTDVHSIAKGDPTKPSIMIKGLEEPFAKRTVEGDLGMRYSSVALLEAAGTRKIRNYLHDSLKQIDVKAACQYRHDHIKMVPQNEEEIRFDEAMAMAATEIAMTRHCGVLECVYTPMGTMFNQSGKDLTDAPYVIGTGGVIIHSLNPQGILKAGNFNEQDPVHLKPMSPKFLVDKTYILSSMGLLAQDYPNLAVRIMKKYLVEV; encoded by the coding sequence ATGAAAGTTTATCTAGCCATAGATTTTGGGAGTACTTACACTAAACTTACTGCTATAGATATGGATAATGAAGTTATTTTAGCGACAGCAAAGGATATTACTACAGTTGAAGAAGATATCATGATCGGATTTAATAAGGCTTATGACAAATTAAAAGCTGCAATAAATGAGAAGGTTGATTTTGATTCTGTGGAGTTTGTAAGTAAAACTGCCTGTTCATCTGCTGCTGGTGGATTGAAAATGGTAGCAATAGGCCTTGTACCTGAACTTACAGCTGAAGCTGCTAAAAAAGCTGCTCTAGGAGCTGGAGCAAGAGTAATAAAGACATATGCTTACGAATTAAATCACAGAGAACTTGAAGAAATCAAGGCTACTCCTCTGGACATAATATTATTAGCTGGTGGAACAGACGGTGGTAATAAAGACTGTATCATTCATAATGCTAAAATGATTGCAGAGTATAAACTTGATGTGCCAGTTGTAGTTGCAGGAAATAAAGCAGCTATTGACCAGGTGGAAGCTATTTTCAAAGAAGCTGAAATAGATTATTTTGTAACAGAAAATGTAATGCCTGTAATAAATAAATTAAATGTTGAACCTTCTCGTGAAGAAATCAGAAAAGTTTTTATGAATAGAATAGTAGAAGCTAAAGGAATGAAAAACGCAGAAGAGTTTATAAGAGGTATACTGATGCCTACACCAGCAGCTGTATTAAAAGCTGCTGAGGTACTTGCAGAGGGTACTGATGATGAAGATGGAATAGGAGATTTAATAGTAGTAGATATTGGAGGAGCAACAACAGATGTTCACTCAATAGCTAAAGGAGATCCTACAAAACCTTCTATCATGATAAAAGGTTTGGAAGAACCATTTGCTAAAAGAACTGTAGAAGGAGATCTTGGAATGAGATACTCATCAGTAGCTCTTTTAGAAGCAGCAGGAACAAGAAAAATAAGAAACTATTTACATGATTCATTAAAGCAAATTGATGTGAAAGCTGCATGTCAGTATAGACATGATCATATCAAGATGGTGCCTCAAAATGAAGAAGAGATCAGATTTGATGAGGCAATGGCAATGGCAGCTACTGAAATTGCAATGACAAGACACTGTGGAGTGCTAGAGTGTGTTTATACTCCAATGGGAACAATGTTTAATCAAAGTGGAAAAGACTTGACTGATGCACCTTATGTTATTGGTACAGGAGGAGTTATCATTCATAGTTTAAATCCTCAAGGAATATTAAAAGCTGGAAATTTCAATGAACAAGATCCTGTTCACTTGAAACCTATGTCTCCAAAATTCCTTGTAGACAAAACATATATATTGTCATCAATGGGACTGTTAGCCCAGGATTATCCAAACTTAGCTGTTAGAATAATGAAAAAATATCTAGTCGAAGTATAA
- the glmS gene encoding methylaspartate mutase subunit S yields MEKNGKKVVIGVIGSDCHAVGNKIIHHVLESNGFEVVNIGVLSPQADFINAAVETSADAIIVSSLYGHGELDCQGMREKCKEAGLNDIILYVGGNIVVGKQVWSEVEERFKAMGFDRVYRPGTPIEDTTEDLKKDLGIA; encoded by the coding sequence ATGGAAAAAAATGGAAAAAAAGTTGTAATTGGAGTTATTGGATCAGACTGTCACGCAGTTGGAAACAAAATTATTCATCACGTTTTAGAGTCTAATGGATTTGAAGTAGTAAACATCGGAGTTTTATCACCACAAGCTGACTTCATCAACGCAGCTGTTGAAACGAGTGCTGATGCTATAATAGTTTCTTCTTTATATGGACATGGGGAACTAGATTGTCAAGGAATGAGAGAAAAATGTAAAGAAGCAGGACTTAATGACATCATCCTTTATGTAGGTGGAAACATTGTTGTTGGAAAACAAGTTTGGAGTGAAGTAGAAGAAAGATTTAAAGCTATGGGATTTGATAGAGTTTACAGACCAGGAACTCCTATCGAAGATACAACAGAAGATTTAAAGAAAGATTTAGGGATTGCTTAA
- the rimP gene encoding ribosome maturation factor RimP → MEKNNKENILKKIETIVTPVVNEMELSLVDIEYLQDGGYWYVRIYVENPEGDITLEDCAAISNKIDEDIDKLIEQRFFLEVSSPGIERPLKKIEDYIRFKGEKAKLSLKHKVDDNKNFEGIITDCKDSIIYLELEDEKVMEIPFSEVRKANLVYEFEEF, encoded by the coding sequence ATGGAAAAAAATAACAAGGAAAATATTTTGAAAAAAATTGAAACCATTGTTACCCCAGTAGTAAATGAAATGGAATTATCTCTTGTTGATATTGAATACCTTCAAGATGGAGGTTACTGGTATGTGAGAATATATGTTGAAAACCCTGAGGGAGATATAACTCTCGAAGATTGTGCAGCTATCAGTAATAAGATAGATGAAGACATTGACAAACTCATTGAACAAAGATTCTTCTTGGAAGTGTCTTCTCCAGGCATTGAAAGACCACTGAAGAAAATAGAAGATTATATCAGATTCAAGGGAGAAAAAGCTAAACTTAGTCTTAAACATAAAGTTGATGACAATAAAAACTTTGAAGGAATAATTACAGACTGTAAGGATAGTATTATATATTTAGAACTAGAAGATGAAAAAGTAATGGAAATTCCCTTTTCAGAAGTAAGAAAAGCCAATCTTGTTTATGAATTTGAAGAATTTTAA
- the nusA gene encoding transcription termination factor NusA: MKSKDAKVFLEALDELEREKGISKENLLLTVEQALLAAYKKNHGEEENVEVEINRETGDVKLYEVKTVVETEDLYDAAIEISLDDAQEIKKRVKVGDIVRIEINCEEFRRNAIQNGKQIVIQKVREAERQYIYDRFKGKENDIINGIIRRIDEKKNIFVEFDGIEAILPTTEQSPADTYRVGERLKVFLAEVEKTNKFPKIVISRKHEGLLKKLFELEIPEITSGLIEIKAVAREAGSRAKVAVYSADPNIDTVGACIGQKGLRIKNIVNELNGEKIDIVIWKESVEEFVSAVLSPAKVKSVEVIEDENTARVIVDNSQLSLAIGKNGQNARLAAKLTGMRVDIKTENSSKEDSLEGEQSE; the protein is encoded by the coding sequence ATGAAAAGTAAAGACGCTAAAGTTTTTTTAGAAGCCCTAGATGAATTAGAAAGAGAAAAAGGAATAAGTAAAGAAAATCTTCTTTTAACTGTTGAACAAGCTCTTTTGGCAGCTTACAAAAAAAATCATGGTGAAGAGGAAAATGTAGAAGTTGAAATCAACAGAGAAACTGGTGATGTAAAACTTTATGAGGTAAAAACTGTTGTAGAAACTGAAGACCTTTATGATGCAGCTATTGAAATCTCTCTTGATGATGCTCAAGAAATTAAAAAGAGAGTAAAAGTTGGTGATATAGTAAGAATAGAAATCAACTGTGAAGAGTTTAGAAGAAATGCTATCCAAAATGGAAAACAAATAGTTATCCAAAAAGTAAGAGAAGCTGAAAGACAATATATTTATGACAGATTCAAGGGAAAAGAAAATGATATCATTAATGGTATTATTAGAAGAATCGATGAGAAGAAAAATATATTTGTTGAGTTTGATGGTATAGAAGCTATCCTTCCTACCACTGAACAATCTCCAGCAGATACTTATAGAGTAGGAGAAAGACTTAAAGTATTCTTAGCAGAAGTTGAGAAAACTAATAAATTCCCTAAAATAGTTATTTCTAGAAAGCATGAAGGATTATTGAAAAAATTATTTGAACTTGAAATACCAGAAATTACATCTGGATTGATAGAAATAAAAGCAGTTGCCAGAGAAGCTGGTTCAAGAGCTAAAGTCGCTGTATATTCAGCTGATCCTAATATTGACACTGTAGGAGCATGTATAGGTCAAAAAGGACTTAGAATAAAAAATATAGTTAATGAATTAAATGGAGAAAAAATAGATATTGTTATTTGGAAAGAATCTGTTGAAGAATTTGTTTCGGCAGTATTAAGTCCAGCAAAGGTAAAAAGTGTTGAAGTTATTGAAGATGAAAATACTGCAAGAGTTATTGTTGATAATTCACAATTATCTCTGGCTATTGGTAAAAACGGGCAAAATGCTAGACTTGCTGCCAAATTAACTGGTATGAGAGTTGATATAAAAACTGAGAATAGTTCTAAAGAGGATTCTTTAGAAGGAGAACAAAGTGAGTAA
- a CDS encoding DUF448 domain-containing protein, translating into MSNQDFPERTCLICKDKKDKKDLFRLVKAGDDKYVFDEKQKQQSRGYYVCKTHECLQRLAKHKKIKMNTDDLMKMLSLLKKGEKDYLNILKAMKNSQVLSFGMNMVLDEIEHTHFLVLAQDISEKNEKKLLLKAKELNINFVYFGNKNQLGDIFGKDEVSVVGVKNKKIARGLIN; encoded by the coding sequence GTGAGTAATCAGGATTTTCCAGAAAGAACTTGCTTGATCTGTAAGGATAAAAAAGATAAAAAAGATTTATTCAGATTGGTTAAAGCAGGGGATGATAAGTATGTTTTTGATGAAAAACAAAAGCAGCAAAGCAGAGGCTACTATGTCTGTAAAACTCATGAATGTCTTCAAAGACTTGCTAAGCATAAGAAGATAAAAATGAACACAGATGACCTGATGAAGATGTTGAGTCTTTTAAAAAAGGGAGAAAAGGACTATTTGAATATTTTGAAAGCAATGAAAAATTCACAAGTTTTATCTTTTGGAATGAATATGGTTTTAGATGAGATAGAGCATACTCATTTCTTAGTTCTGGCACAAGATATAAGCGAAAAAAATGAAAAAAAACTTTTGCTTAAAGCTAAAGAACTAAATATAAACTTTGTTTATTTTGGAAATAAAAATCAACTTGGAGATATTTTTGGCAAAGATGAAGTAAGTGTCGTCGGTGTTAAAAATAAAAAAATAGCCCGTGGCCTCATAAATTAA
- the infB gene encoding translation initiation factor IF-2 has translation MKVRVHELAKKYDMGNKEFLNLLKDDIKITVSSHLSGLAEEDVKKIDKYFENINNNKEEMIVKPEKTTSNGKGDSLNKKVVETETDDIFEEEGLGNGKKSQQIKIGKDKKNWKGAKPASGEKTTDDEKSKKNKKKKGRRTDFVMKTVDNAGSETIEEDGVKIIKVRGEITLGDFASRLGVGSAEIIKKLFLKGQMLTINSPISIEMAEEIAMDYDALVEKEEEVELEFGEKFALELEDKDEDLVERPPVITIMGHVDHGKTSLLDAIRASNVVSGEDGGITQKIGAYQVVKSGKKITFVDTPGHEAFTDMRARGAQVTDIAILVVAADDGVMPQTIEALSHAKAANVPIIVAVNKIDKPEANPQKVKQELMEHGLVSIEWGGDTEFVEVSAKKQLNLDTLLDTILITAEILELKANPKKRAKGVVLESKLDPKVGPIADILVQEGTLKIGDVIVAGEVYGKVRALINDRGERVEKVELSQPAEIIGFNQVPQAGDTMYVIQNEQHAKRIVEEVAKERKLSETSKKTISLESLSEQFDHENLKELNLVLRADSRGSVEALRESLMKLSTNEVAVNIIQAASGAITESDVKLAEVSNAIIIGFHVRPTTKAIKEADVNGVEIRTSNIIYHITEDIEKALTGMLEPEFKEIYLGRIEIKKVFKVSKVGNIAGCVVVDGKVKNDSNIRILRDGIVMYEGKLSSLKRYKDDAKEVVAGQECGLGVENFNDIKEGDIVEAFEIQEIKRTLK, from the coding sequence ATGAAAGTAAGAGTACATGAATTAGCTAAAAAATACGATATGGGAAATAAAGAGTTTTTAAATCTTTTAAAAGATGATATTAAAATTACTGTTTCATCTCATTTATCTGGTTTAGCTGAGGAAGATGTGAAAAAAATAGATAAATATTTTGAAAATATAAATAATAATAAAGAAGAAATGATTGTGAAGCCTGAAAAAACGACTTCAAATGGAAAAGGAGATAGTTTGAATAAAAAGGTTGTAGAAACAGAAACAGATGATATATTTGAAGAAGAAGGATTAGGTAACGGTAAAAAATCTCAACAAATAAAAATTGGAAAAGATAAGAAAAACTGGAAAGGAGCTAAACCAGCTTCTGGAGAGAAAACTACTGATGATGAAAAATCTAAAAAAAATAAAAAGAAAAAAGGAAGAAGAACTGACTTTGTTATGAAAACTGTTGATAATGCTGGTTCTGAAACTATTGAAGAAGATGGAGTAAAAATAATCAAGGTAAGAGGAGAGATCACTTTAGGTGATTTTGCATCAAGACTTGGTGTAGGTAGTGCTGAAATAATTAAAAAGCTTTTCCTTAAAGGACAAATGCTTACTATAAACAGCCCTATATCTATAGAGATGGCTGAAGAAATAGCTATGGATTATGATGCTTTAGTTGAAAAAGAAGAAGAAGTAGAATTAGAGTTTGGAGAAAAATTTGCTCTTGAGCTTGAAGACAAAGATGAAGATCTTGTTGAAAGACCTCCTGTTATTACTATTATGGGACACGTTGACCATGGTAAGACATCATTGCTTGATGCTATTAGAGCAAGTAATGTAGTTTCTGGAGAAGATGGTGGAATTACTCAAAAGATTGGAGCTTATCAAGTTGTTAAAAGTGGTAAAAAAATCACTTTCGTTGACACTCCTGGACATGAGGCTTTTACTGATATGAGAGCCAGAGGAGCACAAGTTACTGATATTGCTATATTAGTTGTTGCTGCTGATGATGGAGTTATGCCACAAACAATAGAAGCTCTGTCACATGCAAAAGCTGCTAATGTTCCTATTATTGTTGCAGTAAATAAAATTGATAAACCTGAAGCTAACCCACAAAAAGTAAAACAAGAGCTTATGGAACATGGACTTGTTTCTATTGAATGGGGAGGAGATACTGAATTTGTTGAAGTATCTGCTAAAAAACAATTAAACCTTGATACATTGCTTGATACTATACTTATCACAGCTGAGATTCTTGAACTTAAAGCTAACCCTAAGAAAAGAGCTAAAGGAGTTGTTCTTGAATCTAAACTTGATCCTAAAGTTGGACCTATCGCAGACATTCTTGTTCAAGAGGGTACACTAAAAATAGGTGATGTTATAGTTGCTGGAGAAGTTTATGGTAAAGTAAGAGCATTGATTAATGATAGAGGAGAAAGAGTAGAAAAAGTAGAACTTTCTCAGCCAGCTGAAATTATTGGTTTCAACCAAGTACCTCAAGCTGGAGATACTATGTATGTTATTCAAAATGAACAACATGCTAAAAGAATTGTTGAAGAAGTGGCCAAGGAGAGAAAACTTTCTGAAACTAGTAAGAAGACTATCTCGCTTGAATCATTATCAGAGCAATTTGATCATGAAAACCTTAAAGAACTTAACCTTGTATTAAGAGCTGATTCTAGAGGTTCTGTAGAAGCGTTAAGAGAATCATTGATGAAACTTTCAACTAATGAAGTTGCTGTTAATATTATTCAAGCTGCTTCTGGAGCAATTACAGAAAGTGACGTTAAACTTGCTGAAGTTTCAAATGCTATTATAATAGGTTTCCATGTAAGACCTACTACAAAAGCTATAAAAGAAGCTGATGTTAATGGTGTTGAAATAAGAACTTCAAATATCATTTATCACATCACTGAAGATATAGAGAAAGCTCTGACTGGTATGCTTGAACCTGAGTTCAAAGAAATATACCTTGGAAGAATTGAAATCAAAAAAGTATTTAAAGTTTCTAAAGTTGGAAACATAGCTGGATGCGTTGTTGTTGACGGAAAAGTTAAAAATGACTCAAATATCAGAATACTAAGAGATGGAATAGTTATGTATGAAGGAAAACTTTCTTCATTGAAAAGATATAAAGATGATGCTAAAGAAGTAGTTGCAGGACAAGAATGTGGACTTGGAGTAGAAAACTTTAACGATATCAAAGAAGGAGATATTGTTGAGGCATTTGAAATCCAAGAAATTAAAAGAACTCTGAAATAA
- the rbfA gene encoding 30S ribosome-binding factor RbfA: protein MKRQRLAGIEKEMARVISQALLEEVKNPKIKGIVSVTSVHVTEDLKFADVFFSVMGQEDVNTDEVLEGLNQIKGFLRKRVAEEIEIRYIPEIRVKIDDSIEHAVKISKLLNDLKR from the coding sequence ATGAAAAGACAAAGATTAGCAGGAATAGAAAAAGAAATGGCTAGAGTTATATCTCAAGCTCTTCTTGAAGAAGTAAAAAATCCAAAAATAAAAGGTATTGTATCAGTTACAAGTGTGCATGTTACTGAAGACCTAAAATTTGCAGATGTATTTTTTAGTGTAATGGGACAGGAAGATGTAAATACTGATGAAGTATTAGAAGGATTAAATCAAATAAAAGGATTTCTAAGAAAAAGAGTAGCTGAAGAGATCGAAATCAGATATATCCCTGAAATAAGAGTTAAAATAGATGACTCTATTGAACATGCAGTAAAAATATCAAAACTTTTAAATGATTTGAAAAGGTAG
- the recJ gene encoding single-stranded-DNA-specific exonuclease RecJ encodes MMHWEYSSLPQTLIDTKAAQWKKNRLLTTLLLNRGFEDGKKADEFISPKISDFRDPFKFEKMEKVVDKILEKREKKEKVFIYGDYDVDGITAAVFLVLVFRNIGIEVDYYIPNRMEEGYGLDKKTIDFINKEKGKLVITVDTGVNSIEDVKYAESLGIDVIVTDHHKSIKEEEDDHLLLLNPKLSDTYEFKYLSGAGVALKVAQGVYQKLKIDIKDLHQYMDIVMIGTVADVVPMTDENRIIIKQGLRALKKTKVKGLMYLLKYLKFQNKTINTTDVSYFISPLINSLGRVGISKMGADFFLKEDDFEIYNIIEEMKKSNKKRRELEKNIYDEANQEIAKVGLKNLKCIFLSSEKWHPGVIGVVSSRLSVKYNIPVTLVAFKDGIGKASCRSVKGISVFNIFQNMGKKLVRFGGHDLAAGFIVKSENFEEVKNIFEASIENIKIEKEKKSLKIDTEYSIENIDEDMFETMESISPYGLENPHPLFIDRDLSFETIKKFGVDERHFNGIIRKNGKNYHMVAFDLGHKINEIEAKIQKFDIVYYPEKTLYRGEEIFQIRVKDIKIKDDFYEIFTK; translated from the coding sequence ATGATGCATTGGGAATATAGTTCGCTACCTCAGACTCTTATTGATACTAAGGCTGCTCAATGGAAGAAGAATAGATTACTTACTACCTTATTACTCAATAGAGGCTTTGAAGATGGAAAAAAAGCAGATGAATTTATAAGCCCAAAAATTTCTGATTTTAGAGACCCTTTCAAATTTGAAAAAATGGAAAAAGTAGTAGATAAAATTTTAGAAAAAAGAGAAAAAAAGGAAAAAGTTTTTATTTATGGAGATTATGATGTTGATGGAATAACAGCAGCTGTATTTCTTGTTCTAGTCTTCAGAAACATTGGAATAGAAGTAGACTATTACATTCCCAATAGAATGGAAGAAGGCTATGGACTGGATAAAAAAACCATTGACTTCATTAATAAAGAGAAGGGAAAACTGGTTATCACTGTTGATACTGGTGTCAATTCTATAGAAGATGTAAAATATGCAGAGAGTTTAGGGATAGATGTGATAGTCACTGACCATCATAAAAGTATAAAAGAGGAGGAAGATGATCATCTCCTTCTCTTGAATCCCAAATTAAGTGATACTTATGAATTCAAATACCTGTCTGGAGCTGGAGTTGCTTTAAAAGTAGCTCAGGGTGTATATCAAAAACTTAAAATTGATATAAAAGACCTGCACCAGTATATGGATATAGTTATGATTGGCACGGTTGCTGATGTTGTTCCTATGACAGATGAAAACAGAATAATAATTAAACAGGGTCTTAGAGCTTTGAAAAAAACTAAAGTAAAAGGGCTTATGTATCTTTTGAAATATCTTAAATTTCAAAATAAAACTATAAATACAACAGATGTAAGTTACTTTATATCTCCTCTAATCAATTCTCTTGGAAGAGTAGGAATTTCCAAAATGGGAGCTGATTTTTTCTTGAAAGAGGATGATTTTGAAATCTATAATATAATAGAAGAAATGAAAAAATCAAATAAGAAAAGAAGAGAACTTGAAAAAAATATATATGATGAGGCCAATCAGGAAATTGCAAAAGTAGGACTTAAAAATCTTAAATGTATATTCTTAAGTTCAGAAAAATGGCATCCTGGAGTTATTGGTGTTGTGTCTTCAAGATTAAGTGTAAAATATAACATTCCTGTAACACTTGTCGCATTTAAAGATGGAATAGGAAAAGCATCTTGCAGAAGTGTAAAAGGAATAAGTGTTTTCAATATATTTCAGAATATGGGTAAAAAGCTTGTTAGATTTGGTGGACACGATCTTGCGGCTGGCTTCATAGTAAAGTCTGAAAATTTTGAAGAGGTAAAAAATATTTTTGAAGCAAGTATAGAAAATATAAAAATAGAAAAAGAAAAAAAGAGTTTGAAAATAGATACAGAATATTCTATTGAAAACATTGATGAAGATATGTTTGAGACTATGGAAAGTATATCACCATATGGGCTTGAAAATCCACATCCTTTATTTATTGATAGAGATCTTTCCTTTGAAACTATCAAAAAATTTGGTGTAGATGAAAGACATTTTAATGGAATAATAAGAAAAAATGGAAAAAATTATCATATGGTAGCATTCGATCTAGGTCATAAAATAAACGAAATAGAAGCTAAAATTCAAAAGTTTGATATTGTTTATTACCCTGAAAAAACTCTGTATAGAGGAGAGGAAATTTTTCAAATCAGGGTAAAAGATATTAAAATAAAAGACGATTTTTATGAAATTTTTACTAAATAG